The Pedobacter mucosus genome window below encodes:
- a CDS encoding flavodoxin family protein has product MADILIINGSARFNGDTQKFISRLTEGINFDQLDLLAHYFLPYNYDNQYPSEDQFEVFAKEIVYHKHIVFATPVYWFAMSGRMKNLFDRLTGWVTTNKEVGRNLKGKTMSLIAVGTDGDLPDGFINPFFMTANYMEMIFKGHVYFNSNTAYNDEELAEIKKSFFSFML; this is encoded by the coding sequence ATGGCTGATATCTTAATAATTAATGGAAGTGCTCGTTTCAACGGCGATACACAAAAGTTTATTAGCAGGTTAACTGAGGGAATTAATTTCGATCAACTTGATTTGCTAGCGCACTATTTTCTTCCTTATAATTATGACAATCAATATCCTTCGGAAGATCAGTTTGAAGTTTTTGCAAAGGAAATTGTTTACCACAAGCATATCGTCTTTGCAACGCCAGTCTATTGGTTTGCTATGAGTGGACGAATGAAAAATCTATTTGATAGACTTACCGGCTGGGTTACCACAAATAAAGAAGTTGGTAGAAATTTAAAAGGAAAAACGATGAGTTTAATCGCTGTCGGTACTGATGGTGATCTTCCAGATGGTTTCATTAATCCATTTTTTATGACCGCTAATTATATGGAAATGATTTTTAAAGGACATGTATATTTCAATTCAAATACTGCATACAATGACGAAGAACTTGCAGAAATTAAGAAATCTTTTTTTAGTTTTATGCTTTAA
- a CDS encoding SDR family oxidoreductase: MSSNIFDLAGKTALVTGCKRGIGKAMALALAEAGADVIGVSASLELENSSVEKEVTALGKKFYAYQCDFSNRETVIAFAAQVKVDHPVIDILVNNAGTILRKPIAEHPDEFWDEVIAVNQTAPFILTREIGRDMIARGSGKVIFTASLLSFQGGITVPGYAASKGAIASLTKAFANEWASKGVNVNAIAPGYIATDNTSALREDQERSTSILSRIPAGRWGTPEDFKGPTLFLASSASDYVHGTVLTVDGGWMGR; encoded by the coding sequence ATGTCATCAAACATATTCGATTTAGCAGGTAAAACTGCATTGGTTACCGGTTGTAAAAGAGGAATTGGAAAAGCGATGGCTTTAGCTTTGGCTGAGGCTGGCGCTGATGTGATTGGAGTTTCTGCAAGTTTAGAATTAGAAAATAGTTCGGTAGAAAAGGAGGTAACTGCCTTAGGTAAAAAGTTTTATGCTTATCAGTGCGATTTTAGCAATCGTGAAACAGTTATCGCCTTTGCTGCTCAGGTAAAGGTAGATCATCCAGTAATTGATATTTTGGTAAATAATGCGGGCACTATTTTACGTAAACCTATTGCAGAGCATCCTGATGAATTTTGGGATGAAGTTATTGCAGTAAACCAAACGGCACCATTTATTTTAACTCGAGAAATTGGTAGAGATATGATTGCCAGAGGGAGTGGTAAAGTAATTTTTACAGCATCATTATTATCCTTTCAAGGCGGAATTACGGTTCCGGGTTATGCAGCAAGTAAAGGTGCAATTGCATCTTTAACAAAGGCGTTTGCCAATGAATGGGCATCAAAAGGTGTAAATGTAAATGCCATTGCGCCAGGATATATTGCTACAGATAATACTTCAGCTTTGCGAGAAGATCAGGAAAGAAGTACATCAATTCTATCTCGTATTCCTGCTGGAAGGTGGGGAACACCAGAAGATTTTAAAGGTCCAACACTTTTTCTTGCATCATCAGCAAGCGATTACGTGCATGGAACGGTGCTTACCGTAGATGGCGGGTGGATGGGACGTTAA
- a CDS encoding carbonic anhydrase, with amino-acid sequence MNLEEVFKNNEEWIGRKLANNPDYFTELAKGQTPEFLYIGCSDSRVTAEDLMGIMPGQAFIHRNIANLVNNVDLSVMTVLNYAVRHLKVKHVIVCGHYNCGGVKAAMQPADMGILNPWLRNIRDVYRTHKDELNAIEDEGIRYNRLVELNVQEQCVNLLKTAAIQEAITLRGLTVQGWVFDIHTGRLIDLKIDFEDILKDIKEIYNLY; translated from the coding sequence ATGAATTTAGAAGAAGTATTTAAAAATAATGAAGAATGGATTGGCAGAAAACTAGCTAATAATCCTGATTATTTTACAGAACTGGCTAAAGGTCAAACACCCGAATTTTTATATATTGGCTGCTCTGACAGTCGCGTTACTGCAGAAGATTTAATGGGTATTATGCCAGGACAAGCATTTATTCATCGCAATATTGCTAATCTTGTTAATAATGTAGACTTAAGCGTAATGACGGTTTTAAACTATGCCGTTCGCCATTTGAAAGTTAAACACGTTATTGTTTGTGGCCACTATAACTGTGGAGGTGTTAAAGCAGCGATGCAACCTGCCGATATGGGTATCTTAAACCCTTGGTTAAGAAATATTCGTGATGTTTATCGCACACACAAAGATGAGTTAAACGCCATTGAAGATGAAGGCATTCGCTACAATAGATTAGTGGAGTTGAATGTGCAAGAGCAATGTGTTAATTTACTTAAAACTGCAGCCATACAAGAAGCAATAACTTTGCGGGGTTTAACCGTGCAAGGTTGGGTTTTTGATATTCACACTGGTCGCTTAATTGATTTAAAAATAGACTTTGAAGATATTTTAAAAGATATTAAAGAGATATACAATCTTTATTAA
- the kduI gene encoding 5-dehydro-4-deoxy-D-glucuronate isomerase, translating to MSKFESRYAQSPKEVKQMDTATLRENFLIENVFEANQVNLTLSYFDRYIVGGAMPIEQKLALPNPDDLKAEYFLERRELGIINVGGKAIVTADGDTYELDYKEALYIGKGTKEVTFESIDKAQPAKLYINSAPAHQTYPTKKVSKADAEIVVLGTPETANHRVINKLLVNSVLPTCQLQMGMTELKSGSVWNTMPAHTHDRRMEAYFYFEVPEKQSVCHFMGQPQETRHIWMQNDEAVISPNWSIHSGAGTSNYTFIWGMAGENLDYGDMDHCAINELK from the coding sequence ATGAGTAAATTCGAAAGTCGTTACGCACAAAGTCCGAAGGAAGTTAAACAAATGGATACCGCAACTTTGCGAGAAAATTTTTTAATCGAAAATGTTTTTGAGGCCAACCAGGTGAACCTTACATTATCATATTTTGATAGGTATATTGTTGGTGGCGCAATGCCGATTGAACAAAAATTAGCACTTCCTAATCCTGATGATTTAAAGGCGGAATATTTTCTTGAACGTAGAGAATTAGGCATTATAAACGTTGGTGGCAAAGCAATCGTAACCGCCGATGGTGATACCTACGAGTTGGATTATAAGGAGGCATTATACATTGGAAAAGGAACTAAAGAGGTTACTTTCGAATCTATAGACAAAGCTCAGCCTGCTAAATTATACATCAATTCTGCTCCTGCACATCAAACTTATCCAACAAAAAAGGTAAGCAAAGCCGATGCGGAAATTGTTGTTCTAGGTACGCCAGAAACTGCTAATCATAGGGTGATTAATAAACTTTTAGTGAATAGCGTTTTGCCAACTTGCCAATTGCAGATGGGCATGACAGAATTAAAGTCTGGTAGTGTTTGGAACACCATGCCAGCACATACACATGATAGAAGGATGGAAGCTTATTTTTATTTTGAAGTTCCAGAAAAACAAAGTGTTTGCCATTTTATGGGTCAACCACAAGAAACCCGTCATATTTGGATGCAAAATGATGAAGCGGTTATTTCACCAAATTGGTCTATTCACTCAGGAGCTGGAACCAGTAATTATACTTTTATTTGGGGTATGGCTGGGGAGAATTTAGATTACGGCGATATGGATCACTGTGCAATTAATGAATTAAAATAG